DNA from Demetria terragena DSM 11295:
ATCTCGGTCGAGCAGATGATCAGGTCAAGATCCGCGGCTACCGCATCGAACCCGGCGAGGTGTCAGACACCTTGACCACCGACCCCACGGTGGCGCGAGCCACGGTCATCGCCCGTCCGGACGCGCAGGGCGCGCTGCAGTTGTACGGGTACGTCGTGCCGGCGCAGGGCCAGCCGGCCGATCTCGACCTGGACTCCGTGCGCGCTCGCGCGCGCACCATCCTGCCGGACTACATGATTCCGGCCGGATTGGCTGCCTTGGCCGACCTGCCGCTCTCAGTGAACGGCAAGATCGACGCCCGAAGCCTGCCCGAAATCGAGATCTCGCAGGCGGAGTATGCCGCGCCAACCACGGATGCCGAGACCGCCGTGACCAGCGTCGTAGCCGACCTCCTGGGCATCGGGGAAGTCTCCACACACGCGAATTTCTTTGATATTGGGGGGAATTCGCTGCTAGCCATGCGCTTGGTAGCCCGACTGAACGACCGGCTCAACAGTTCGTTGCTGGTCAAGGACGTCTTCGCCAGCCAAGTGCTGTCGGATCTGGCGGCACTCGCGGACCGAGAAGATGGCGCTCCGGCGGATCTCCTCGACGCGGTGACTCTGCCGCTTGCGCGCTCAACAAACGGTCGTCACCTGTTCTGTGCTCACGCACGCTACGGGCACGCCGCGTTGTACGCGGACCTGGTCAACTACGTGCCGGATGGCCTCGGCGTGGTCGGGTTGCAAGACCCCGCGCATGCCGGGTTGCGGACGGAGTTCGACACGATTGAAGACCTCGCCGCTACCTATGCGGATGCCATTCAACAGGTCCAGCCGAGCGGGCCGTACGACCTGCTCGGGTGGTCCTTTGGCGGGCACATCATGTTTGCCGTGGGACGCGTACTCCACGAGCGTGGGGAGACGGTGGGGTCGCTGACGATCATCGACACGACGCCGTCAGCGAGAGGCCTGTATGAGGCCGGCCAGGTGGTGCCGCGACCGGGGGTTCCCGTTGCCGACGACGACCTCAGACAGCGCGAGTTCCTCGCCGTCTACGCCCAGGAGTTGCGCGAAGTGCTTGGCGAGGACGCGAGTCGAGAGGTCTTTGCCGACCGTGACCAACTCGCCTCCTTCGCCATCTCCGGGCTGCGCTGCGAGCGACTCATGGCACCCGACACCGTGGGTTCCCTGTCGGCTGCGGCGCTGGTCGTCGCGGCAGGTGGCCCTCCGGTGGACACCGATGAGGGCGCAGGCGCATGGCGCCGCCATCTTCCGCAGGCAGAGGTGGTGCGCGTCGAGGACGAAGACCACCACTCAATTGTTCGGCCTGAGCGCGGGATCCCGCGCTGGGCGCATCACCTGATGAGGCTGCTCGACCAGGGCAACCCCACCAACGTTCTCAAGGAGACCAACTGATGAGCCTTGCTGTGGAAACGATGACTGCCGATGTCGCCGACCTGCTCTATGTGCAGACTCAAGAACTCGATTGGGAACTTGACCTGCGCGACCAGGGCATGGATTCGGTACGCATCATGGAATTGGTGGAGCGCTGGCGCCAAGCGGGCGTTGCTGGCATCAGCTTCCGGCACCTGGCCGAAGACCGCCGTTTTGAGCGGTGGGTGGAGGTCGTGAGTGAGTTGCAAGGCGAGACCGCGGACCCCACCCGACGAAAGACCTGCATGGCGACGGTCTCACTCGGCGGGTCCTTGGAGGAGAAGATTGAGGCGATCGCCGGCGCAGGCTTCGACAGCATCGAACTCGTCGACGCTGATCTGCGCGCGTCTTCAATGTCCCCGGCGGAGACTGCGCGCCGTTGCGCCGACGTGGGACTGGGCATCGACTTTTACCAGCCGTTCCGTCGTGCCGAGGGCGTGAGCGACGCTGAGTTCTCTCAGGTGGTGAGCCGGTTCCGCATGGAGCTGGCCGTGATGGCATCCGTGGGATGCAGCTCAATCCTGGTGGTCTCGAATACCGACGGAGACGCGGATCCGGATCGGGCCCGATCTGTCCACCAACTGGCGACCTTGGCTGACGTGGCCGCCGAGCACGACATCACGGTGACCTTCGAGGCCCTCGCATGGGGCACCCACATCGGTCGGTTCGCCGATGCCCTCGATGTCGTACGCCAAGTGGATCACCCGGCACTGTCGGTAACTGTCGACACCTTCCACCTGATCAGTCGGGGTGACGATGTCGAGGCACTGCGTGAGGTCGAGATCGACCGGATCGGGCTCGTACAGATCGCTGATGCACCGTGGCGCGACCTGGACCTGATGACCTGGAGCCGAAACCACCGTGGCTTCCCAGGCGAGGGCGACTTCGATCTGCGAACTCCGTTGGCCCACTTGCTTGCGGGCGGGTATCAGGGTCCGCTATCTCTGGAGATCTTCAACCCTCGGTTGCGTGAACTTCCGCCGACGGCCGTAGCGGCCCGAGGCGCTCGCGCGCTGCGGGGCTTGATCGAGGACGCCGAACGTCCCGTCACGGTCACCGCTGCCGGCTAGCGGTCAGTCGACCGGAGATCTGGGGTCAAGAGGCGCCACTGTTGGCGTTCCGGTGACCGGGTCGGGCACCACGAGCGCTCGCAGACCAAAGACGTCCTCGATGAGTTCTGCGGTGATCACCTCTGCCGGCGGCCCGGTCGTGACGACCTTGCCGGCATGCATCACGATGAGGTGGTCGGCGTAGCGCGCTGCCTGATTGAGGTCATGCAGCACCGCCACGATGGTGCGGCCCTGCTCGTGCAGGGTGCGGAACAACTCCATCAGCTCGTACTGATGCGCGATGTCGAGGTAGGTCGTCGGCTCGTCCAGCAGCATGATGGGGGTGTCCTGGGCCAAGAGCATCGCGACCCAGACCCGCTGTCGCTGCCCGCCCGACAATTCCGCGACAGCACGCCCGGACAACTCGGTGAGTTGGGTAGCCTCGAGCGCCGCGCGGACGGCGTCCGCATCGCTGGCCCTCCACTGCTGGATCAGGCTTTGGTACGGCGCGCGTCCACGAGCGATCAGGTCGGCCACTCGAATCCCCTCGGGCGCGATCGACGTCTGTGGAAGCAGTCCAAGGATGCGAGCGGCTTCCTTGGGCGCGTACTTCGTGACGGATTTGCCGTCCAGGAAGATGTCACCGCTCGTGGGGGTGAGCACGCGCGCCAGCGCACGCAGCACCGTCGACTTCCCGCACCCGTTGGGTCCGATGATGGCGGTGAAAGAACGATCCGGAATCTCCGTCGACAAGTCTTCGGAGACCACCCGATTCGGATAACCGATGGTGGCGTGTTCCGTGACGATGCGGGCGTTCCGCTGCGGTGCATCCCGGTCCGCCGGGGCATCGCCCAGTGTTGTCCTCATGTCGTCCTTATCCGAGGTGGTCATGACAGCATGCCGGACTGCCGACGCGCCTCGCGGGTCAGCAGCCAGATCAAGTAGGTGCCGCCGATGCACACGGTGAGCAGACCGACGGGAATCGGGCGGTACAACTGTCCGATCACGAGCGACAGCAGCAGGGCGGTCGACAACAGCGCCGCACCCATCGCTGCAGAGCCTGCCACGCTGACGCCGGGTGACTTGGTCAGTCGTCGTGCTAACTGTGGAGCGGCAAGCGCGACGAAGCTGATGGGTCCGGCCGCAGCGGTCACCAAGGCCGTGGTCGCCACGCCAATCACGAGCAGTCCCAGACGAGTCCGGCCAACCCGGGTGCCCTGGGTGATCGCGGTGTCATCGCCGAGTTCAAGACGACGCAAGGCTGGGCTGAGCGCGCCGACAGCGACCACGATGACGGCGGCGGCCACGAGCGAGGGCGCCATCGAGGTCCAGGTCACCTTTGAGAGTGAGCCTGCGCTCCACAAGCCGACAACCATCGCGTCCTCAAGTTTCGCGCGGGTGATCAAGTAGCCATTGATCGCGGTGAGCATGGCCGAGAGGGCGATACCGACGATGATGAGGCGGAAGCCAGTGATGCCGCCGCGATAGGCGAGCACATAGACGGCGAAGGCCGTGATGAGGCCACCGCTGAGGGCCGCAATCGCGATGTCCCAGTAGCTGGCGGTGCCAAGGACCAAGACGGTGACGGCGACACCGGTGTAGGACCCGGCGTCGAAGCCGATGACATCTGGGGAGCCCAGCGGGTTGCGCGTGAGCGACTGAAAAATGGCTCCACCGATGCCGAGTAGGCCGCCGAAGACGATGCCGGACAGGACGATGGGCAGCCGCCATTCGGTCACGATCGGGCTATAGAACTCCGAACCGGTGCCGGTCAAGGACTTCGCGACATCGACGGCGCTAATGCGGATATCGCCGATCCCGAGCGAAACCACCGAGACGATGAGGGAGACGCAGATGAGGGCAATCGCCACACTGGCGATGCGCAGGTTGACCCGAAGAGACAACCACGGCAGGCGTAGCTGCCAACTCGGGTGACCAAAGTCAACGGTCGGTCGAGTCGTCATAGGGCGCTCACGTCACGTCTGCGGACCAACGCAATGAGGACAGGCGCCCCGAGGACGGCGGTGACGATCCAGACCTCGATCTCCCCAGGCCGGGCGATCACCCGGCCGACGACGTCGGCAATCAAAACGAACGCAGGCGCCGCGAGTAAGGAGTACGCCATGATCCAGCGCTGGTCTGGCCCGACGAACCAGCGAACAACGTGCGGCACCATCAGACCCACGAACGCGATGCCTCCGGTGAGGGCCGTCGCGCCGCCAGCCAACAGGGTGAGCGCGATGACACCAAAGACTCGGACCCGGCGGACGTTGGTGCCCAAGGACGCTGCGAGGTCGTCGCCGAGAGCGATCGAATTCA
Protein-coding regions in this window:
- a CDS encoding TIM barrel protein; its protein translation is MSLAVETMTADVADLLYVQTQELDWELDLRDQGMDSVRIMELVERWRQAGVAGISFRHLAEDRRFERWVEVVSELQGETADPTRRKTCMATVSLGGSLEEKIEAIAGAGFDSIELVDADLRASSMSPAETARRCADVGLGIDFYQPFRRAEGVSDAEFSQVVSRFRMELAVMASVGCSSILVVSNTDGDADPDRARSVHQLATLADVAAEHDITVTFEALAWGTHIGRFADALDVVRQVDHPALSVTVDTFHLISRGDDVEALREVEIDRIGLVQIADAPWRDLDLMTWSRNHRGFPGEGDFDLRTPLAHLLAGGYQGPLSLEIFNPRLRELPPTAVAARGARALRGLIEDAERPVTVTAAG
- a CDS encoding ABC transporter ATP-binding protein, with the translated sequence MTTSDKDDMRTTLGDAPADRDAPQRNARIVTEHATIGYPNRVVSEDLSTEIPDRSFTAIIGPNGCGKSTVLRALARVLTPTSGDIFLDGKSVTKYAPKEAARILGLLPQTSIAPEGIRVADLIARGRAPYQSLIQQWRASDADAVRAALEATQLTELSGRAVAELSGGQRQRVWVAMLLAQDTPIMLLDEPTTYLDIAHQYELMELFRTLHEQGRTIVAVLHDLNQAARYADHLIVMHAGKVVTTGPPAEVITAELIEDVFGLRALVVPDPVTGTPTVAPLDPRSPVD
- a CDS encoding FecCD family ABC transporter permease; amino-acid sequence: MTTRPTVDFGHPSWQLRLPWLSLRVNLRIASVAIALICVSLIVSVVSLGIGDIRISAVDVAKSLTGTGSEFYSPIVTEWRLPIVLSGIVFGGLLGIGGAIFQSLTRNPLGSPDVIGFDAGSYTGVAVTVLVLGTASYWDIAIAALSGGLITAFAVYVLAYRGGITGFRLIIVGIALSAMLTAINGYLITRAKLEDAMVVGLWSAGSLSKVTWTSMAPSLVAAAVIVVAVGALSPALRRLELGDDTAITQGTRVGRTRLGLLVIGVATTALVTAAAGPISFVALAAPQLARRLTKSPGVSVAGSAAMGAALLSTALLLSLVIGQLYRPIPVGLLTVCIGGTYLIWLLTREARRQSGMLS